GCATTCCAATGATTTTGAAAGATCCGCAACTTCTATCGCAACTAGCTCTGGACAACAAGCCACACATGCTTGCCGTAGCTTTCCTAATTCCAACGGAATGAACAATCTCTGAAGCAGTTTACAATCGTGAATGATTAAGGTCTCCAATTGTGGAAGTCCATCGAGTGGAATGTTTTCCACTTCAGCAGAGTAGAACTCTAAAGTCGACAAATTGCTCAATATCAAACAAGAGGGAAGTGACTCTGCCATCCTGATGCTAAAGAATTTAACAATCAATTTCAGCAGAGAGGAGGGAAGTTCCTTAAGAGTTTCTAGGGCTAGATGAGACAAAGTAAGCTCTTCCAAATGAGAAAGGGAAACCAACTCTGAAGGTGCAGggaaatttaacaaatttaaatcTAACCTTTTCAACCTAGATAGCCTCTCCATCCAACACAAGTTGCATCCTGTGATTAGATTTGATTTGCCTATGTTACGAGAGCCATCACTTAGTAGCAGTTCAACCAAATTAGTAAGGTTTGACAAATTGGGAACAGAGAGCAATGATCTAGATTCAATGAGTAGACAAGTCAAACTTGTGGGAAGTTCTGGCACCACTTTGATCACATGACAACCTCTTAAGTTTAGTGTTTGGAGGAGGTGAAGCATGTTGATTGTCCTTGGAATTTTGCAAATACGAGTACCCTCTAAATTTAGGATTCTTAAACGTGACAGATCTCCCATTCCTCTAGGAATTTCACCTTCCATTTCATCATTCCCGGAGAGATCTAGCTCTTCAAGATTTTCCAAAACACTAATGCCACTAGGTAAACGCCAAACATGATGCTCTTGAGAAAGTAATCCATCTTTTGATAATCGCAATATGCGTAATGACTTTAACTTTTCAACGTAGTTTGGAAGCTTGGCAACACCTGTACGTGATAAGTCTAACTCTATCAATGAGGTTAAATTCCCAAGTGAGTCTGGAAGTTCTCTCAACCTAGAACAACCAGACAATGAGAAGCACTTAAGCATCACTAGTGCCCCCACTTCTTTAGGCAAATTTGTAAGACCATTGCAATTTTCAATCTTTAACTCAATCAATGATGGTAGATCTCCAATGAAGTTTCCAATTTCCGTTAGCCTATCGCAGTGTGCAAGATTCAACCTCTCTAAACCCAAGCAttcaaataagtttggaattctTGTTATGCGATAACaccaagtaagagatagagctttcaatttttgtgccatCTGTAAAAATGGATGGAATGTCAAGTGTAAGAACCATTTCATAGTACACACCAAGAACAGTAGACTGGAATTGAGAAATGTTATTTACCTTGATCAAGTCCCATGCTTTTGAATTATCTGCGAAGCCACTAGAGTCCAACTTAAAAACAAGAAGATGACACAAATACATATTCTCTGCCCTAAAATCCTCATCAGGAGAATGCCAAGAAATCCATCTCAACTGTAAATGACACATTGCAAAGTCTCCAACAAAAGTTCCATTACGTAACTTGAGGAATCTCAAGTTTTGTAACCTCTCCAACTCTTCATTTGTAATCTTTATGGAGTCATTCCATCCTCCAATTTCAAGCGCTTCCACCTTGTCCTTATTCTGCAAGTGAAATTTTGCAATGATGTGGAGAAGTTTGTAAATTTCCAACCACTATGTATTACAAATCAAATGTGCAAGAgaaaatactgaaaaaaaaGATCCTAAACAACAAAGGAATTCTTAATGCCATGATATACAAGTTCCATTTGAAAATGGGATATTTCTTACTGACCTCTTTGGCTTTTACAATTTTGAGAGCCTCTTCTGCAATCCACAACCTACTTCGCTTTCCAAGGTCACTTGGACTTTCTTGACGAACAAGTTGTCTTCCCAATTCAAttaattgatcatgcatccataatGTGTCATTGTCTAATATCTTTATCAAGCACCTACTAGTAAGGACATGAATTCCTCTTTGGGGATATAAGTCATAATCAGTCCACATGTAAATTGCATCGGTCTTATTCTCATTGGAAAAGAAACATGCTATATCGAGAAAAATTTGTTGCTGATATTTGTCTAGGCCATCATAGCTAATCTTCAgcttctcttgaatctctttctCAGGTACCTTTCTTAACCTATCCAACGTCTCATTCcaaaaattttcatcttttcccTTAAGTAATGAACCAACCACTTCAATTGCCAAAGGGAGCCCTCCCAAGAGTGAGAGAATATCACTTGAAAGCGATCGATAATTATTCGAAGGAAAGTCTGTACCAAAGGCATGCCGACAAAAAAGCTGAAGAGCAAGATTATTTCCCATCTTTGGCATCTCGTATTGTAGAATTCTACCTTTAAATTCATCAACTTGAAAAATAGTTGTGTCTCTTGTGGTAATGATTATCCTAGATCctgaatataatgaataatttcCTGTTAGGTTCTTAATGAGCTCTTTATTGTTAACATCATCCAAAACCACAAGGACCTTATTAGTGCAGAGTATTTCTCCAAGTCTACgcgttcctttttctttgtcctcAACTTTCTCTACATATCCAGAACCAACAATGTCAGATAATACTTTCTTTTGCAATCGGACTATGCCATCCTCAGTCAACATGCTTTCTCGAACATTCTCAAGGAAGCTACAACACCTTCCAAAGTGGGAAGATAGTTTATTAAAAATGTATTTGGCAAAAGTTGTTTTTCCGATACcacccattccataaattccaatgagCCGCACATCAGGATTTTTGACATCTAATAACTCTGCCAAGTCTCTTTCTTGATCAACAAGTCCAACTAAATGGTCGGTCActgatttttgttttatctCCAACTtctccaaaatatttttaacaacCAATCTGACAATTTCTGCTTGGCTGCCACAAAATCAAAGCGCTGTCATTAGCTGACCAGATCGATTTCATACGTACGCATCACAAGTgggattgtcaaaattttaactTGGAAAGATTGAAGCACATCATGAACGATATCTAAATACACAGTATGATTAGTATAGGCTAATCTAGTAGAATTCACTTAATAAGGTTTTTCATATATGATTATAGAAATTTCGGCAAACTATAGTATCGGTTTATACGATGACCAAATTTACCAAAGTGGCTACTACATTGTGCATAAGAAAAATTTCGACATTTATAGCTAAGCTTTGAAACAATTTCAGCACTTGCAATAGTAGAATCATGAACTGAGTCTGGCAAAAAAACTATAATCCccaaaaactaaaacaaaacaaaaaaagaaaagcccaaAATATTTGTAATGGATTAACTCATGCATGTAAGTCTTTTATGGATCTGCTTACGTCAAGTATAATGGAATTTAAAGAGCTGTATCACATTaagatttgttcaaaattgaaaaGCGAGAGACCCCATTCCCACGGGTTGAATTTGGTGATTATGGAATAAAGATATGCGCACATATTTGATTATCCACACCACCAACCAAAAACATTCCAATGTTTGGACCACTTACCTAAGCTTTGACTTGCACCTTACTGAATCCATAGAATTAACAGTATAAATCATTGTTtcggaatttatttatttaaactTTGACTTCCTTGTCAATATTAAAAGCAATGGAGAtgccctttttctttccaataacTCCATCTTTTGGCTAAATAATTTTAAGATTCTCAAGCGACATGTTGGTCTCATTAACTACATAACCAGAAAGCATAGGAGATTGCCAACTCTAAAGAATTTGTGCAAAAACAGCTCGTTTACATTGGAGAAGCTAATGGGTGCCCACATGCTATAATAATGTATACTAGGTGTTAATTCACCATATGCTgatttaaatttatcaattgagaGCTAAATTATCTGTTTTATTGATGAATGACGATAAGCATATTAATCAATTTTCACAATATACAAATTGAATCCCCAATTTTCACATTCTTTAAAATTGCATCTAGCACCATACTTATTAATCCAATTGCcattttcttatcaaaattacCATCATCACTCTCCTAGTGACCTTCAGCCACAGCCAATCTGTCTATTTGCCCGGTGCCTGTACCGGCGCCAATCTTTTGGTATCTCCTACAACGTGCGTGTATCTCTCCCCTGTGCACGGGGCCACACCACTCAGAGGCCTCCACGCTGTCGCGGACCTCGGATTAGAGGTTAGCAGTGCTCGTCGCCTTCGGCCCAGTCCAAATTGAGGTTGCCCGCCCTCGGTTTTGTCCGCTGTGAGCTCTACAGAGCTCGAGGCCTTGAGATGATGACTCTATCATTCTTTACATGATCTTTCTCGGGATGCTCTCgattttctatttagtattaGACATGATTTTTCTTCACTAAATCTTAGTTTCGATGACCCAgtaacctaaaaaaaaaaagtaccaaatTTTGATGTAGTATTAATTCTGACCTGAAGTTTTTTCGTTTTAATCTGAAAACGTCcctaacttttatttgaatgCCTCATCTAGCCCCGTTAATCCTCCTTTCAAAGTTGCTGTTAATGGTCCGATGTTGCATTTCTACGTTAAAATCCACGTTAGCAAGTTGACATGAAAGTACTCTCCAAAACAACACGGTAGCTATGGTCTTCAAACGGCGCGAAATTTGAAGCCATTAGGGCTCGATTTCTTTGATTAGTCTAACCTACGGTCTTGACAGAGAAAGATCTTGTGCTCGGTCACTCACTCTCTCGCACAGCCTCGCACTTGGTCGCTCAAAGCAAGTTGCGATTTCATCaaaaagcatttaaaaaaaaaaattgcagttaAAGACTTTGCCAATAACTAGCATGTGTATGTCACTTTTGCACTTCGATGACGTTGACCGGAATGCTGTGAAATTACAGAAAAGTGGATTCAAGTTTTATAAGTGATAGGTGCGAATGACATTCGTGCTACCGACCGGAAACTTAATATGCCAAATTGCTTGAACTAGCATATGCAAGTAAATATAATTGCACAGAAGATTAAAAAGATAATACTTTATACCCCTGATAGAGAGAGAAGCAACAAGTAAATAGTGCACGGCCACTTTAGTATATTATTAACCATCCTCTGTCATGTTGGTGCGAGACTGCGAGTTAGGAAGACAGATCGAGAGTGAATCTGTGTGAGAGAGCGAGGGACAAACGCGAGATCATTCTCTCTCAAGGCTATAGGTTTGACGaatcaaaaaaaattgagcCCTAATTGCTTCATATTTTCCCCAGATTGAAGACCATAGCTACGGTGTCATTTTGGAGAGTCCTTTTATGCCAGCTTGCTGACGTGGAATGCCGTGTTGCACCACTAACGGCGACTTGGACAGAGGGTTAATAGGGCCAAATTTGGGATTCAACTGAAAATTAGTAATAATTCTTTAGATAAAAAAGTTCGCATTAAAATTGGGATTGGACCTAAATGtgtaaagtaaaaataaaaatcatttgacaccaaatgtttttttttttttgggggggggaatGGGGTCGTTTCATTTTGTGATCCACCTTTCTTGAGGAGCACTCAGAAATGTGTAAAATAAGGTAGACAGCAAATGCTCTTTTCCCTGTAAATGGAAAATGGAAACTGACATTCTCATTATAAGGTCCGAAGATGCCAATTGTATATATGAATGCAAGATCTGAAGTTGATTTTGTTAATCATCTCAAACAAGCATTTCAAACGGTTGCTGTCGAATATTTCGTAGCCTCACGAGACAGTGAAgaggaaaatatgtttaaaagGAATACGAAGGTCCATGTCATTGAAGCCACTGACATCGCAGGGAAAAAATTTAGGGAAGATGTTGAAAGCAGAGGATGTGCGGTTGAACGAGAGCAGCGACTGGCACTTGTTTCCAATATTTtcagttaaaaaaataaaaaataaaaaaaaaattcgcagGGCAATATTGCATCgcatagaaaaggaaaaaaaaaaaattaagaaacgaGTGGGCAGGGTCTTAAAAGAGCATTACCTTTGGTCCTTTTTCACGTTCCATCCCTTGATTTTACCTACTTCTTCAAGAGCCTTTCTCCACGCCTCAACTTCCTTCGGAAACTTCACTGTATGTTCTAGTAAAGCATTGCTATATAGAGGAGTCTTAAGTTTAACACTCTCAGGTTCCACACggaaaaaaatgggaagaatACTTTTTTTACCATCTGACTTAGAGACGCTGTCTACTATGTGCGCAATCTCACGAAGGCACCACTTACTTGAAGCATAAGTTTGGGAAAATATGGGTATGTAAAGTATTGAGTTGTCAATAGCTTGTAAAAGCTCTCCACCAATCACATCCCTGACTCGGAGTTCTTCGTAGTCTCTAAAAACATGGACTCCGGCATCTACCAAGCCATGGTAGAGAAAGTCAGTGAACCCATATCGTGTATCGGGTCCTCTGAAATTCAGAAACACTTGGTATTCACCTCTTGATGCCGCCATAGCTAAGAAGCTTGTTACTTTCAGATTGCTCTCtatcctaaagaaaaaaaaggatggcGTGGCGTGGCCTAGCTAAGAAATGAGGTGAGAATTTTTATATGAAGTAGCCAAGTGAGTGCCAATACCTAAAAAACTTGGCAGGCTCACTTTGAAGTCATACCTAATTATCCATTTCCTACCTAACATTCTGCATTGACAAATAGACACCGGTGAAGGTGTCGAAGGCTTTCTAGcaagtttggaaattttttaaagactCCTTGGAAGACCATAAAGTAGAGGAAATTAATCATATATCTATTATATAaacaccaattcaatcttaatttttaaatttggtcaattgagttctaaacctttGTGTGAAGTTCCAATATAatcctttcatttaaattttttttttagaaattggtAACATAGCGGTTCAAATATTACTAGCTATCCCATGTGGCACAGCATCTGGAAATTGATCATAaggattatattggaatttcatcataagtttaaaattaaattggcaaatttggaaaatttatgactaaattggcatttgTGAAATAAGTTGAGGACCGATTGAGTAATTTTCCCCACAAAAACCAATccaaagttcttttttttttcttttttttttcatttgagatAAAGGCGtcaaatccctaaatttttgtATAATGTTTAATCAGGTCTCTCAATGTTTTGTTTGTACGTGGATTCctaagctatatatatatatatatatatatttttttttttttttttgagtcggTCATT
This genomic stretch from Eucalyptus grandis isolate ANBG69807.140 chromosome 3, ASM1654582v1, whole genome shotgun sequence harbors:
- the LOC120292012 gene encoding TMV resistance protein N-like gives rise to the protein MAASRGEYQVFLNFRGPDTRYGFTDFLYHGLVDAGVHVFRDYEELRVRDVIGGELLQAIDNSILYIPIFSQTYASSKWCLREIAHIVDSVSKSDGKKSILPIFFRVEPESVKLKTPLYSNALLEHTVKFPKEVEAWRKALEEVGKIKGWNVKKDQSQAEIVRLVVKNILEKLEIKQKSVTDHLVGLVDQERDLAELLDVKNPDVRLIGIYGMGGIGKTTFAKYIFNKLSSHFGRCCSFLENVRESMLTEDGIVRLQKKVLSDIVGSGYVEKVEDKEKGTRRLGEILCTNKVLVVLDDVNNKELIKNLTGNYSLYSGSRIIITTRDTTIFQVDEFKGRILQYEMPKMGNNLALQLFCRHAFGTDFPSNNYRSLSSDILSLLGGLPLAIEVVGSLLKGKDENFWNETLDRLRKVPEKEIQEKLKISYDGLDKYQQQIFLDIACFFSNENKTDAIYMWTDYDLYPQRGIHVLTSRCLIKILDNDTLWMHDQLIELGRQLVRQESPSDLGKRSRLWIAEEALKIVKAKENKDKVEALEIGGWNDSIKITNEELERLQNLRFLKLRNGTFVGDFAMCHLQLRWISWHSPDEDFRAENMYLCHLLVFKLDSSGFADNSKAWDLIKMAQKLKALSLTWCYRITRIPNLFECLGLERLNLAHCDRLTEIGNFIGDLPSLIELKIENCNGLTNLPKEVGALVMLKCFSLSGCSRLRELPDSLGNLTSLIELDLSRTGVAKLPNYVEKLKSLRILRLSKDGLLSQEHHVWRLPSGISVLENLEELDLSGNDEMEGEIPRGMGDLSRLRILNLEGTRICKIPRTINMLHLLQTLNLRGCHVIKVVPELPTSLTCLLIESRSLLSVPNLSNLTNLVELLLSDGSRNIGKSNLITGCNLCWMERLSRLKRLDLNLLNFPAPSELVSLSHLEELTLSHLALETLKELPSSLLKLIVKFFSIRMAESLPSCLILSNLSTLEFYSAEVENIPLDGLPQLETLIIHDCKLLQRLFIPLELGKLRQACVACCPELVAIEVADLSKSLECFSILRCISLRRVNGLNKLKSLRYVKVRECMSSLIDASCTSLADNCVVDRDECGDSIKGYAVSYQLGKSTKRYRKATLPDTSNKPPVTTVVLKFSGRGLHCERCIQKIRNTITQTKGVLKVAIDRNWETATVKGVMDAKALAENLRYKMKRKVEIVPQKKEEEGEILEEGEIVLQKKEKEGGEAKDKEGGGCHKEAEIIGGWGKVEGQRMEFRGACGYGQCVYGERTHLFAPDLHDPYTLMFSDKNTEDSCSVM